A DNA window from Niabella yanshanensis contains the following coding sequences:
- the thiL gene encoding thiamine-phosphate kinase → MSERTEISDLGEFGLIEHLTRNVELQNASSLLGVGDDAAVIDHFGKQTVVTTDLLLEGVHFDLMYTPLKHLGYKSVIVNLSDVYAMNATPTQITISLGLSNRISLEALDEFYEGVYAACSHYGVDLVGGDTTTSQKGFVISVTAIGEVIPDRFVKRSTAQKGDLLCVSGDLGAAYIGLLFLEREKKIFLESPGVQPDLEGETYVVGRLLKPEARKDIIDFFAEQEIQPTSMMDVSDGLSSEILHICKQSNLGCVLYEDKIPVAEESRLAAFKFEIDPTTCALSGGEDYELLFTVSQNDYEKISANANISVIGYMTEVGEGSTIITKGGGRHAITAQGWNPLK, encoded by the coding sequence ATGTCAGAACGCACAGAAATATCCGATTTGGGAGAGTTTGGTTTGATAGAACATCTTACCAGGAATGTTGAACTTCAAAATGCATCATCTCTCCTGGGTGTGGGCGATGATGCGGCCGTAATAGATCATTTTGGCAAGCAAACCGTGGTTACCACCGATCTGCTGCTGGAAGGAGTGCATTTTGATTTAATGTATACGCCCCTGAAACACCTGGGCTATAAAAGCGTCATTGTAAATCTTAGCGATGTATACGCCATGAATGCTACGCCTACTCAAATAACCATAAGCCTGGGATTAAGCAACCGCATCAGCCTCGAAGCGCTGGATGAGTTTTATGAAGGCGTTTATGCCGCCTGTAGTCATTATGGGGTAGACCTGGTAGGAGGCGATACCACCACCTCCCAGAAAGGTTTTGTTATTTCAGTAACAGCCATCGGAGAAGTAATCCCCGATCGATTTGTAAAACGTAGTACTGCTCAAAAAGGCGACCTGCTTTGCGTAAGCGGAGACCTGGGTGCGGCCTACATCGGTTTACTTTTCCTGGAAAGAGAAAAGAAGATCTTCTTGGAAAGCCCGGGCGTACAGCCCGACCTGGAGGGAGAGACCTATGTTGTGGGCCGTTTACTGAAGCCGGAAGCAAGGAAAGATATTATTGATTTTTTTGCAGAGCAGGAAATACAACCTACATCCATGATGGACGTCAGCGATGGACTGAGTTCTGAAATCCTGCACATCTGTAAGCAAAGCAACCTTGGCTGTGTATTATATGAAGACAAAATACCGGTAGCTGAAGAGTCGCGGCTGGCCGCATTTAAATTTGAGATTGATCCCACCACCTGTGCATTAAGCGGCGGTGAAGATTATGAGCTGCTGTTTACGGTATCTCAAAATGATTATGAAAAAATTTCGGCCAATGCCAATATCAGCGTCATTGGTTACATGACAGAAGTGGGAGAGGGAAGCACCATCATCACCAAAGGAGGCGGCAGGCATGCTATTACTGCGCAGGGATGGAACCCATTGAAGTAA
- a CDS encoding S41 family peptidase: protein MRRTLVLRNIPLLCFSVTILLIISSCSGTRKAFNPNKKFPAQQLQEDYQLFQTILEQKHPSLYWYSTQHQMDSAFNAGGLLLKDSMTEYEFRRVLALVVSNIQCGHTSVRASRSYQKYFDTLSIKRSFPLHIKTWSDSIVLTAPVKNTPLVRGDIIDAINGVSTKQVLDTLLRFIPADGNNMVAKSQLLSGTSYFASLYTGVFGWPKTFHIAYKDSLNREQSTVIQPVVVPKDSTSKGRKKPAAKDKKSKTNKLKEQRHLWLSAREGYAVMELNTFSGSPGLKRFFRNSFRMLADSGINNLVIDLRLNGGGRITNSTSLTRYLANQPFKTGDSIYAKKPSFKYGRFIKNNFIETVFTLVSTRKKNDQYHFNHFEKRYYNPNRRNHYNGHIYILTGGYTYSASVLVVNALRQQPNVTIVGEPSGGAAYGNTAMVIPDVTLPHTKVRFRLPLFRLVIDKELPKNGKGVKPDVYVSATPESIRKGVDTKMAKVLELIR, encoded by the coding sequence TTGCGTCGCACACTTGTGCTACGGAATATACCTCTTCTTTGCTTTTCAGTAACCATCCTGTTAATAATATCATCCTGCAGCGGTACGCGCAAAGCATTTAATCCCAATAAAAAGTTCCCTGCACAGCAGTTGCAAGAGGACTATCAGCTATTTCAAACAATACTGGAGCAAAAACATCCCAGCCTGTACTGGTACAGCACGCAACATCAAATGGACAGCGCTTTTAATGCAGGTGGCCTTTTATTAAAAGATAGCATGACGGAATACGAATTCAGAAGGGTGCTCGCTTTGGTTGTCAGCAATATTCAGTGCGGTCATACATCTGTCAGAGCCTCCAGAAGCTACCAGAAATATTTTGATACGTTATCCATCAAACGCAGCTTCCCACTTCATATTAAAACCTGGAGCGACAGTATTGTGTTAACGGCTCCTGTTAAAAATACACCATTGGTACGTGGTGATATTATTGATGCTATCAACGGCGTATCAACCAAACAGGTTCTTGATACTTTGCTCCGCTTTATTCCCGCAGACGGTAATAATATGGTTGCAAAGAGCCAGCTGCTGAGTGGTACCAGCTATTTCGCCTCATTATATACCGGTGTTTTTGGCTGGCCCAAAACATTTCATATTGCCTACAAGGACAGCCTGAACAGGGAACAGAGCACGGTTATACAGCCGGTTGTTGTCCCCAAAGACAGCACCTCTAAAGGAAGGAAGAAGCCTGCAGCCAAAGACAAGAAGTCAAAAACCAACAAGCTGAAAGAGCAGCGCCATCTGTGGCTTTCTGCTAGGGAGGGGTATGCAGTTATGGAGTTAAATACCTTTTCAGGCAGCCCTGGCTTAAAGCGGTTTTTCAGGAACTCATTCAGAATGCTGGCGGATTCGGGGATCAACAACCTGGTCATAGACCTGAGATTAAATGGTGGCGGAAGGATTACGAACTCAACTTCATTAACACGCTACCTGGCAAACCAGCCCTTCAAAACCGGCGACTCCATTTATGCCAAAAAGCCCTCCTTTAAGTATGGCCGGTTTATCAAAAACAATTTCATTGAAACCGTTTTTACGCTGGTCTCTACGAGAAAAAAAAACGACCAATATCATTTTAACCATTTTGAAAAAAGGTACTACAACCCCAATAGAAGAAATCATTACAATGGTCATATTTATATTTTAACCGGCGGCTATACTTACTCAGCCAGTGTTTTGGTTGTAAATGCCCTTCGCCAACAGCCCAATGTAACCATTGTTGGTGAGCCATCGGGGGGAGCGGCCTACGGTAATACGGCAATGGTCATTCCGGACGTTACATTACCCCATACTAAAGTTCGCTTCAGGTTACCTTTATTCAGGCTGGTAATTGATAAAGAGCTACCCAAAAACGGGAAGGGAGTTAAGCCGGATGTATATGTAAGCGCAACACCCGAAAGCATACGAAAAGGTGTTGATACGAAGATGGCCAAAGTATTAGAGTTGATACGATAA
- a CDS encoding nitrilase family protein, which translates to MKDALTITLVQTQLVWEDKAVNLQLLEEKIKSIPGKTEIVVLPEMFSTGFSMKPELLAETMEGPSIEWMKRVSAEQRKIITGSLIIKEVGNNGDETYFNRLVWMLPNGQFGVYNKRHLFAYAHEHDHYTAGEKRLIASVKDWKINLQVCYDLRFPVWARQVPPTAGENWRGLYDVLIYVANWPERRSNAWKTLLQARAIENQCYVVGVNRVGTDGNDIYHSGDSMVVDPLGEVLYHKKDEEDVFTITLDKNHLNEVRNRFPFWEDADEFKIF; encoded by the coding sequence ATGAAAGACGCCCTAACGATCACACTGGTACAAACGCAGTTGGTTTGGGAAGATAAAGCCGTTAATCTTCAATTACTGGAAGAAAAAATAAAAAGTATTCCTGGTAAAACAGAGATCGTGGTGTTGCCTGAAATGTTCTCCACAGGTTTTAGCATGAAGCCGGAACTGCTCGCTGAGACCATGGAAGGACCTTCAATAGAATGGATGAAGCGTGTATCTGCTGAACAACGTAAAATAATTACAGGTAGCCTTATTATCAAAGAGGTTGGCAATAATGGGGACGAGACCTATTTTAACCGTTTGGTGTGGATGCTGCCTAATGGCCAGTTTGGTGTTTATAATAAACGCCATTTATTTGCCTATGCCCATGAGCATGATCATTATACCGCGGGAGAAAAGCGCCTTATTGCTTCGGTGAAAGACTGGAAGATCAATTTACAGGTATGTTATGACCTGCGTTTTCCTGTATGGGCCAGGCAGGTACCGCCCACTGCCGGCGAAAACTGGCGTGGCTTATATGATGTATTGATTTATGTAGCCAACTGGCCTGAGAGGAGAAGTAATGCCTGGAAGACATTATTACAGGCCCGCGCTATCGAGAACCAATGCTACGTGGTAGGGGTTAATCGCGTAGGAACCGATGGCAATGATATTTATCATAGCGGAGACAGCATGGTGGTTGATCCGTTGGGCGAAGTATTGTATCATAAAAAAGATGAGGAGGACGTCTTTACCATTACACTTGATAAAAATCACCTCAATGAAGTTCGCAACCGTTTTCCCTTCTGGGAAGATGCGGACGAGTTTAAAATTTTCTGA
- a CDS encoding regulatory protein RecX, giving the protein MDEKPPISKQHLTKDQALQKLRHYCAYAERCHSDVVNKLYDLGVWRKEHDEIIATLIEENYLNEERFAKSFAGGHFRTKQWGKNKIIQALKQKGVSPYCIKAGLKEIDEDDYEQTLQKLFSRKWESLKGTSNRFAKMKKATDYLLQKGFESHLIQPLFKASND; this is encoded by the coding sequence ATGGACGAAAAGCCACCAATATCAAAGCAGCATTTGACGAAAGACCAGGCTTTACAAAAGCTGAGGCATTATTGTGCTTATGCCGAACGTTGCCATAGCGATGTGGTCAATAAATTGTATGACTTGGGTGTTTGGAGAAAAGAGCATGATGAAATTATTGCTACACTTATTGAAGAGAACTATTTAAACGAAGAGCGCTTTGCCAAATCATTTGCCGGCGGGCATTTCAGAACCAAACAGTGGGGTAAGAACAAAATTATACAAGCCCTGAAACAGAAAGGTGTAAGCCCGTATTGTATCAAAGCTGGTTTGAAGGAAATTGATGAAGATGATTATGAACAGACGCTCCAAAAGCTGTTTAGCCGGAAATGGGAGAGCCTGAAAGGCACTTCCAACCGTTTTGCTAAAATGAAAAAAGCAACGGACTACCTTTTGCAGAAAGGGTTCGAATCTCATTTGATCCAACCATTATTTAAAGCTTCAAACGATTAA
- a CDS encoding trypsin-like peptidase domain-containing protein has product MNSKEIINTYQNAIIQIATQSGTGTGFYLKNYGLIVTNNHVVANNPEVTIAGKTFEKALSRVWYTDSQHDLAFLEPPSAADLPEIVLGDYEAMKDGDHVIAIGHPYGLNYSATQGVISKVDRIRDGEKYIQIDAAINPGNSGGPLVNYAGEVIGVNSFIIKGGDNLGFALPVSTLKEALDLYLPHVGNAATRCSNCDYLVTAETIDNNKYCPSCGSEVKLPQLPEKEVELMGVAKLIEDILKELGKDVRLARDGANMWSVKAGSAKVKISYNPENYFVAGDAYLCQMPLDAQKIKPLYQFLLQENNKPSGLVLSCVKNNIVLSRLIYDLDMTKETGVAEFKNLFEQADHYDDYLKDEFGCIARLEEV; this is encoded by the coding sequence ATGAATTCAAAAGAAATTATAAACACCTATCAAAACGCTATTATACAAATAGCCACCCAATCGGGTACCGGTACCGGTTTTTATTTAAAGAATTATGGACTGATTGTTACTAACAACCATGTGGTAGCGAACAATCCCGAAGTAACCATTGCCGGTAAAACCTTTGAGAAGGCTTTGTCGAGAGTATGGTATACCGACAGCCAGCATGATCTGGCCTTCCTGGAGCCGCCTTCGGCAGCCGATTTACCCGAAATTGTTTTAGGTGATTACGAGGCAATGAAGGATGGGGATCATGTCATCGCTATAGGCCATCCCTATGGTTTGAATTATTCTGCTACACAGGGGGTCATATCAAAGGTAGACCGCATTCGTGATGGAGAGAAATACATACAAATCGATGCGGCTATCAACCCGGGCAACAGCGGTGGACCTTTGGTGAACTATGCCGGCGAAGTAATTGGCGTGAACTCCTTTATTATTAAAGGTGGTGATAACCTGGGCTTTGCATTACCGGTGAGCACGTTAAAAGAGGCGCTGGATCTGTACCTGCCGCATGTGGGTAACGCAGCAACAAGATGCTCTAACTGCGATTACCTGGTAACGGCCGAAACGATCGACAATAATAAATACTGCCCGAGTTGCGGATCGGAGGTAAAATTGCCGCAGCTTCCTGAAAAAGAGGTAGAGTTAATGGGCGTGGCCAAACTGATTGAAGATATTTTGAAAGAGTTAGGAAAAGATGTGCGGCTGGCCAGGGACGGAGCTAATATGTGGAGTGTGAAAGCAGGATCAGCCAAGGTTAAAATCAGCTATAACCCCGAAAACTATTTTGTGGCGGGCGACGCCTACCTGTGCCAGATGCCCTTGGATGCACAGAAGATAAAACCCCTGTACCAGTTTTTGCTGCAGGAAAATAACAAGCCAAGTGGTCTTGTTTTGAGTTGTGTTAAAAATAATATCGTATTGAGCCGGTTGATTTACGACCTGGATATGACTAAGGAAACAGGCGTAGCTGAGTTCAAAAATCTGTTTGAACAGGCAGACCATTATGATGACTATTTAAAAGATGAGTTTGGCTGTATCGCCAGGCTGGAAGAGGTTTAA
- a CDS encoding type III secretion system chaperone family protein — MFNKLISLIKGKSDPAAEAVRIPFGRYSDNNKTVAKGSRWTEADNLFKDKKYMESINAFFDYLKDDEQKNVNFSGDNERFSFEFYQGSKVVRGRIENGLLSAEVKLAKMAQPSVPVMRRLLEMNFALYYSRYALRENELCMRFDTNMETANPSKLYYGLKELAIKSDKQDDLLVQDFSFLERLDQEHIYEIPDSEKQVKHEAMQTWITETLDKIATVDADKFSGGICYLLLALVYRIDFLIAPEGQLLNDLEKISGIYFKKDDRQMVEKNRDMIEEFKKLRDKPKEEVFKNLFRSRYTFSIVTPQPHKTIADAINEANQNMLWYRDNSHEYFANKIIEYGLTYCQYSYSLPKPISQLIEILMQVNYPEYFKALGYTQPLYMPVANKFEQDVIAGRIRQIQNQWRQKYPLMNFNTDQIAYNSLLRFNQSFTNQIELLNLNNE, encoded by the coding sequence ATGTTTAACAAGCTAATCAGCCTTATAAAAGGAAAAAGTGATCCGGCCGCTGAAGCGGTGCGTATTCCTTTTGGGCGCTATTCTGATAATAACAAAACCGTAGCAAAAGGAAGCCGGTGGACGGAAGCCGATAACCTGTTTAAGGACAAGAAATATATGGAGTCCATTAATGCTTTTTTTGATTATTTAAAAGACGATGAGCAAAAAAATGTAAACTTTTCAGGTGATAATGAGCGGTTTAGCTTCGAGTTTTACCAGGGATCGAAGGTGGTAAGAGGGCGTATTGAAAATGGATTGTTATCTGCTGAAGTAAAACTGGCTAAAATGGCCCAGCCCTCGGTACCGGTAATGCGCCGCCTGCTGGAAATGAATTTCGCGCTCTATTATAGTCGCTATGCACTCCGTGAAAATGAGCTGTGTATGCGGTTCGATACAAATATGGAAACGGCTAATCCGAGTAAACTGTATTACGGGCTGAAAGAGCTCGCTATCAAAAGTGATAAACAGGACGATTTGCTGGTACAGGATTTTTCGTTTTTGGAAAGACTAGACCAGGAGCATATTTATGAAATTCCGGATTCCGAAAAGCAGGTTAAGCATGAAGCCATGCAAACATGGATCACCGAAACGCTGGATAAGATCGCAACGGTTGACGCCGACAAATTTTCAGGCGGTATCTGCTATTTGCTGCTGGCGTTGGTATATCGCATCGATTTTTTGATTGCCCCCGAAGGCCAGTTATTGAACGATCTGGAAAAAATATCAGGCATCTACTTTAAAAAAGATGACCGGCAAATGGTGGAAAAGAACCGGGATATGATCGAAGAGTTTAAAAAGTTGCGGGATAAACCAAAGGAAGAAGTTTTCAAAAACCTGTTCCGTTCAAGGTATACTTTTTCAATTGTAACCCCTCAGCCTCATAAAACGATAGCCGATGCTATCAACGAGGCAAATCAAAACATGCTATGGTACAGGGATAATAGTCACGAGTACTTTGCCAATAAGATCATAGAATACGGACTGACTTATTGCCAGTATTCTTATAGCCTACCCAAGCCAATTAGCCAGTTGATCGAAATATTGATGCAGGTGAATTATCCCGAGTACTTTAAGGCCCTGGGATACACGCAACCGCTTTATATGCCGGTGGCCAATAAATTTGAACAGGATGTGATCGCGGGCAGGATCAGGCAGATTCAAAATCAGTGGAGACAGAAATACCCATTGATGAATTTTAATACCGATCAAATTGCTTATAACAGTTTGCTTAGGTTCAATCAAAGCTTTACCAACCAGATAGAGCTGTTAAACCTGAATAATGAGTGA